A single region of the Plantactinospora soyae genome encodes:
- a CDS encoding permease-like cell division protein FtsX, whose product MRRAASLLVLGILLTVGLAGSASPAHLVDTPIAVFLMADATEQQKQAVEARLRAVPGMADVVFESSEEAYARYMEMVKDIPDAPKDVEVDQLPESFRLILRNRAAFDRAVAGPLRAELRLLPGVDDIVYLGMPKHTSVSQCVTDLPAVPSPPGLPDTLDRLEVRVFLGANLGDAERQAIEARLRAVPGAAGVRLETREQAAERFRELFKDVPELVGLGRPELLNESFLLRLADEDALGRAADADLDTELCRLPGVDQVHIPPKRLR is encoded by the coding sequence GTGCGCAGAGCAGCTTCACTACTGGTCCTGGGAATACTGCTGACCGTCGGCCTGGCCGGCTCCGCTTCCCCGGCCCACCTGGTGGACACACCCATCGCGGTCTTCCTGATGGCCGACGCGACCGAGCAGCAGAAGCAGGCGGTCGAGGCGAGGCTGCGCGCCGTACCGGGCATGGCGGACGTCGTATTCGAGTCGAGCGAGGAGGCGTACGCGCGGTACATGGAGATGGTGAAGGACATCCCGGACGCGCCGAAGGACGTCGAGGTCGATCAGCTTCCGGAGTCCTTCCGGCTGATCCTGCGCAACCGTGCCGCCTTCGACCGTGCCGTCGCCGGCCCACTCCGCGCCGAGCTACGCCTGCTGCCTGGCGTGGACGACATCGTCTACCTCGGCATGCCGAAGCACACGTCGGTCAGCCAGTGCGTTACCGATCTCCCGGCCGTGCCCAGCCCGCCAGGACTACCGGACACACTGGACCGGCTCGAAGTGCGGGTCTTCCTCGGCGCCAACCTCGGCGACGCCGAGCGACAGGCGATCGAGGCGAGGCTGCGTGCCGTACCGGGTGCCGCCGGAGTCCGGCTGGAGACCCGCGAGCAGGCCGCCGAACGGTTCCGTGAGCTGTTCAAGGACGTGCCCGAGCTGGTCGGACTGGGCAGGCCGGAGTTGCTCAACGAGTCGTTCCTGCTTCGGCTGGCCGACGAGGACGCCCTCGGCCGCGCCGCCGATGCCGACCTCGACACCGAGCTGTGCCGACTGCCCGGGGTCGACCAGGTACACATTCCACCGAAGCGCCTGCGATAG